Proteins from a genomic interval of Rhipicephalus microplus isolate Deutch F79 chromosome 6, USDA_Rmic, whole genome shotgun sequence:
- the CLS gene encoding cardiolipin synthase, protein MALRLWSRRGVLPLRTLLGRVPNGAGNVEVAAFDVVLPRPSSSRVWRVSCISTGAGGGGDRGADESVATRPLFLRHRTRVQRTRDSLAKTGRSLRATRDKVTENVEQTKRIVTERMGHLRENIMTIPNALSLARLCSSPVLGYLVVTEGYTSALVLFAAAGVTDVLDGWVARSFPSQQSNLGTVVDPLADKCLVATLFLSLTVAGLIPVPLTALIVTRDITLVGCAGYLRFASLPAPKTFLRFFDVSLATVKFTPTSISKANTAVQLGLVAATLAAPVFGFVDHGALHAFWYVTASTTLLSGLTYLFTKDAYQFIRKDKS, encoded by the exons ATGGCGCTCAGACTGTGGTCGCGGCGCGGCGTGCTGCCGTTACGGACGCTTTTGGGGCGCGTCCCCAACGGTGCCGGGAACGTCGAGGTCGCCGCCTTCGATGTGGTGCTGCCCCGTCCGTCGTCAAGCCGCGTGTGGCGCGTGTCGTGTATCTCGACGGGTGCCGGAGGCGGCGGTGATCGCGGTGCCGATGAGTCGGTGGCGACCAGGCCCCTATTTCTGCGTCATAGGACGCGCGTGCAGAGGACGCGCGATTCTCTGGCCAAGACAGGACGCTCGCTACGAGCCACGCGCGATAAAGTGACAGAGAATGTCGAACAGACCAAGAGGATCGTCACCGAGCGCATGGGACATCTG CGGGAGAACATCATGACCATACCTAATGCCCTGTCACTGGCGCGGCTCTGCTCCAGCCCCGTCCTCGGCTACCTGGTGGTCACCGAGGGCTACACTTCGGCCCTGGTCCTCTTTGCCGCGGCTGGAGTCACCGATGTG CTTGACGGCTGGGTGGCGAGGTCGTTCCCCTCTCAGCAGAGCAATTTGGGCACTGTAGTGGACCCCCTGGCGGACAAGTGCCTGGTGGCCACCCTCTTCCTCAGCCTCACAGTGGCGGGGCTCATCCCTG TTCCCCTGACCGCGCTCATTGTGACCCGGGACATCACCCTCGTGGGCTGCGCTGGCTACCTTCGGTTCGCCTCACTTCCTGCACCT AAAACATTTCTGAGGTTCTTTGACGTAAGCTTGGCAACCGTCAAGTTCACACCCACAAGCATCAGCAAG GCCAACACTGCCGTGCAGCTGGGACTAGTGGCGGCCACGCTAGCTGCCCCCGTGTTTGGTTTTGTGGATCACGGTGCCTTGCACGCCTTCTG GTATGTCACAGCGAGCACAACATTGCTGTCTGGCTTAACGTACCTGTTTACGAAAGACGCTTACCAGTTCATCAGGAAGGACAAGTCTTAG